From the genome of Flavobacterium luteolum, one region includes:
- a CDS encoding GNAT family N-acetyltransferase, whose protein sequence is MDHTNLIKDNIDNLTTLWKTVATPLLSYHKNDPFEVSQIKNSGWPNRLWSREDITEENFPLIQEMMEKKPGLVVPYWDIFGSNSKEIFEKNGFHIRIQLVAMALKLGEKFALENNLTFKRVLNEEDAKTWSDIYPLSFSYVISKETLVNNYENAKFHLVHYEGKAIGTLTLFQTENTMGIHGVGVIPEMRKRGFAEEIMKFAINEAIDADCEYAQLQASALGKGIYTRLGFEDLFTITNYQLT, encoded by the coding sequence ATGGACCATACAAACCTCATCAAAGATAATATCGACAACCTAACCACTCTTTGGAAAACCGTTGCCACTCCTCTTCTTTCCTATCATAAAAATGATCCTTTTGAAGTTTCTCAAATCAAAAACTCTGGTTGGCCAAATAGATTATGGTCTAGAGAAGATATTACTGAAGAAAATTTTCCGCTGATTCAGGAAATGATGGAGAAAAAACCAGGATTGGTTGTTCCGTATTGGGATATTTTTGGAAGCAATTCTAAAGAAATTTTCGAAAAAAACGGCTTTCATATCCGAATTCAGCTTGTAGCTATGGCCTTAAAACTAGGAGAAAAATTCGCACTTGAAAACAATCTTACTTTTAAAAGAGTATTAAATGAAGAAGATGCCAAAACTTGGTCAGATATTTATCCGCTGTCTTTTAGTTATGTAATCAGTAAGGAAACTTTAGTTAACAATTACGAAAATGCTAAATTTCATTTAGTTCATTATGAAGGAAAAGCGATTGGAACATTGACTCTTTTTCAAACAGAAAATACAATGGGAATTCACGGTGTTGGCGTTATTCCCGAAATGCGAAAAAGAGGTTTCGCAGAAGAAATCATGAAATTTGCCATCAACGAAGCTATTGACGCCGATTGTGAATATGCGCAACTGCAAGCTTCTGCTTTAGGAAAAGGCATATATACAAGATTAGGTTTTGAGGATTTATTTACGATTACGAATTACCAACTGACGTAA
- a CDS encoding DoxX family protein → MKTTKIIFWITTILIFLFEGVMPALTSQSELAKEGIRHLGYPEYFGNALVVFKILGVLALIIPQVPGRIKEWAYAGFAFDFIFASISHFAVDGIGFQGFFPLIVFAVLIVSYVTYHRIQRYKNIAL, encoded by the coding sequence ATGAAAACAACCAAAATCATTTTCTGGATTACTACAATTCTTATTTTTTTATTTGAAGGCGTTATGCCGGCATTAACTTCTCAGAGTGAACTAGCCAAAGAAGGAATCAGACACCTTGGCTATCCCGAATATTTCGGAAATGCATTAGTTGTATTTAAAATCCTTGGCGTTTTAGCTCTAATCATTCCGCAAGTCCCAGGACGAATCAAAGAATGGGCGTATGCCGGATTTGCATTCGATTTTATTTTTGCTTCAATAAGCCATTTTGCAGTTGACGGAATCGGTTTTCAAGGCTTCTTTCCTTTAATCGTTTTTGCAGTTTTAATCGTATCGTATGTAACATATCATAGAATACAGCGTTATAAAAACATAGCACTCTAA
- a CDS encoding DinB family protein — protein MKSAIQNTILETYSKLGDLISSFSKEEINIVPFEGSWTGGQTVQHIILACSGLTMLFAGKTEKTTREPDENVKGLDAIFLDYTTKYQSPENIKPPAIEYEKDTLLASVKKIQNDLFEAAETYDLTLTCMDAKVPGFDHFTIYEWLHFAIVHTQRHTRQLQSIYEYMKKQ, from the coding sequence ATGAAAAGCGCTATTCAAAATACCATACTGGAAACCTACAGTAAACTAGGTGATTTAATTTCTTCTTTTTCAAAAGAAGAAATTAATATTGTTCCTTTCGAAGGAAGCTGGACAGGAGGACAAACGGTACAGCATATCATTCTCGCGTGCTCAGGTTTGACAATGCTTTTTGCAGGGAAAACTGAAAAAACAACCAGAGAACCTGACGAAAATGTAAAAGGACTCGACGCTATCTTTTTAGATTATACGACCAAATACCAATCACCTGAAAACATAAAACCTCCTGCTATTGAGTATGAAAAAGACACGCTGCTCGCTTCTGTCAAAAAAATACAAAATGATTTATTTGAAGCTGCAGAAACTTACGATTTGACATTGACGTGCATGGATGCGAAAGTACCAGGATTTGATCATTTTACCATTTACGAATGGCTTCATTTTGCCATTGTGCATACACAGAGACATACACGCCAACTGCAATCAATTTACGAGTATATGAAAAAACAATAG
- a CDS encoding DUF1440 domain-containing protein, protein MRSKVRTIVSSGLVAGTLDITAAIVVYAVILHKTTAEKILQSIASGIFKKEAYTGGAEMTFAGLGLHFLIAFIFAWFYFKIFPYIPFFKINTLLSGVSYGFFIWVVMNLVVLPIVFPVLPEKKLDFPLLLSILIVICCVGIPIAFITRKYYAKWY, encoded by the coding sequence ATGAGATCAAAAGTTAGGACCATTGTTTCATCGGGTTTAGTTGCAGGAACATTAGACATCACTGCTGCTATTGTGGTTTATGCTGTAATACTTCATAAAACAACAGCCGAAAAAATTTTGCAGTCTATAGCAAGCGGAATTTTTAAAAAAGAAGCATACACAGGCGGAGCAGAAATGACTTTTGCGGGTTTGGGACTTCATTTCTTAATTGCTTTTATTTTTGCTTGGTTTTATTTTAAGATTTTCCCTTATATCCCTTTTTTCAAAATAAACACTTTGCTCTCGGGAGTCTCCTATGGTTTCTTTATTTGGGTTGTAATGAACCTCGTGGTTCTACCTATTGTATTTCCGGTTCTACCAGAAAAAAAACTAGATTTTCCGCTTTTGCTTTCCATATTGATTGTAATCTGCTGCGTCGGAATTCCGATAGCATTTATTACTCGGAAATATTACGCAAAATGGTATTAG
- a CDS encoding pesticidal protein Cry7Aa — protein MEEAKKHGVILEKTDRTFEELGVLNPAIYQDGNNVHMFYRAAKKGNFSTIGYCRFEGPTTLVERRSNPIFLPEYIYEIHGVEDPRITKIDDLYYMTYVTYDGLNACGALAVSKDLVKFKKKGIITPRFILNEFTNLIRKHLQNPSIARILAFNTERNYPLTETMKEHLYVWDKNVVLFPKKINGKFVALHRLFPSIQIVSFEKKSELTEEFWKEYLKNLPDHIVMEPKYDHETSHIGPGAPPIETADGWLLIYHAAEKRVKGLVYHAAAVLLDLEDPKKIIGRLPKPIITPSEYYERHGYVNYVVFPTGTAIFDGQLYIYYGAADDKIAVASLNLSELLTELKKNPHEDNIK, from the coding sequence ATGGAAGAAGCTAAGAAACATGGCGTCATTTTAGAAAAAACAGATCGAACTTTTGAGGAATTAGGCGTTTTAAATCCAGCGATTTATCAAGACGGAAATAATGTACACATGTTTTACAGAGCGGCAAAAAAAGGAAACTTCTCTACTATTGGTTATTGTCGTTTTGAAGGACCGACAACTTTGGTAGAAAGACGTTCAAATCCGATTTTTCTTCCTGAATATATTTATGAAATTCATGGTGTCGAAGATCCAAGAATTACTAAAATAGATGATCTGTATTATATGACTTATGTCACTTACGATGGTCTTAATGCCTGCGGTGCTTTGGCTGTTTCTAAGGATTTGGTAAAGTTCAAAAAGAAAGGAATTATTACACCGAGATTTATTCTAAACGAATTCACCAATCTTATTAGAAAGCATTTACAAAACCCCAGCATTGCAAGAATATTGGCGTTTAATACAGAAAGAAATTATCCGTTAACGGAAACAATGAAAGAGCATTTGTATGTATGGGATAAAAATGTAGTTCTTTTTCCGAAGAAAATAAATGGAAAATTTGTTGCGCTGCACCGCTTGTTTCCCTCTATTCAGATAGTTTCTTTTGAAAAGAAATCAGAATTAACAGAAGAGTTTTGGAAAGAGTATTTAAAGAATCTTCCAGATCATATTGTAATGGAACCAAAATATGATCATGAAACTAGTCATATTGGTCCAGGGGCTCCTCCGATCGAAACGGCAGACGGATGGCTTTTAATTTATCATGCTGCCGAAAAAAGAGTAAAAGGTTTGGTTTATCACGCTGCCGCTGTTTTGCTGGATTTAGAAGACCCAAAAAAAATAATTGGCAGATTGCCAAAACCCATTATTACTCCATCCGAATATTATGAAAGACATGGTTATGTCAATTACGTAGTTTTCCCGACTGGAACTGCCATTTTTGACGGCCAACTATATATTTATTATGGCGCTGCCGATGACAAGATTGCGGTGGCATCTTTGAACCTAAGCGAGTTATTAACCGAGCTAAAAAAGAATCCTCATGAAGACAATATCAAATAA
- a CDS encoding glycosyltransferase, with the protein MKTISNKSKIVFLSTFPPTQCGIATYTQDTIKGITDVYGKSIKCEICELVTEPIEEPTQAFTLNTKNRAEYAKVAEEINNDETVKLVHIQHEFGLFSGNYGDHLLDFLNVIKAPVTFTFHSVIPNPNDELRTFVRLLLSYSNSVFVMTNKSKEILINDYDINEEIITCVPHGTHIVIYETPQQAKEKLNIEDRLVLSTFGLLGEGKNIETGLQALPKIIEKAPNALYLIIGKTHPNLIKDGVDAYRDKLEGIVKELNLQDNVRFINQYLDTDELLEYLQATDIYMFTSKDPNQAVSGTFAYAMSCACPIVASKIPHTREVLTSDSGILCDIGNSDQFAEAAIKLIEDENLRHEMGISSFTKMRASSWENVGITQMNTYQKLIKNPSEIKYSYPPIQLKHIKKLTTELGIIQFSKISIPDLDTGYTLDDNARALIAFCMHYKLTQDKDDLAYILIYLDFIQRCQKPKGDFINYVDQENREHIEQNAEVNLEDSNARAIWALGTVVSMSDILPEAITKKATRCLLNTLKWAENIQSPRSIGFATKGLYLYHSTIPNLYVAAIINKLNAKLLKNYEDTATEDWQWFENYLTYGNSVLPESMLYAYLITNKPVYKKVALDSLDFLISKTFKEGTFKAISNQSWHYKGSEPDQYGEQPIDVTYTIQSLNAFYNAFKTPEYKKKMRAAFNWFLGKNHLNQIMYNPVSGGGYDGLEKHNVNLNQGAESTVCYLTARLLMEKLALSQSRVIPLMKSRSGIAINL; encoded by the coding sequence ATGAAGACAATATCAAATAAATCAAAAATCGTTTTTTTATCAACTTTTCCGCCAACGCAATGCGGCATAGCAACTTATACGCAAGATACCATCAAAGGAATTACAGATGTTTATGGTAAATCTATAAAATGCGAAATATGCGAATTGGTTACAGAGCCTATTGAAGAACCAACGCAAGCTTTTACCTTAAACACAAAAAATAGAGCAGAATATGCTAAAGTAGCAGAAGAAATCAATAATGATGAAACTGTGAAATTAGTTCATATTCAGCATGAATTTGGTTTGTTTTCAGGAAATTATGGAGATCATCTTTTAGATTTTTTAAATGTTATTAAAGCCCCTGTCACTTTTACTTTTCACAGCGTAATTCCAAATCCGAATGACGAATTGAGAACTTTTGTGAGACTGCTGTTAAGCTACAGCAATTCGGTTTTTGTAATGACCAATAAATCCAAAGAAATTCTAATTAACGACTACGACATCAATGAAGAAATAATTACTTGCGTACCTCACGGAACCCACATTGTAATATATGAAACTCCACAGCAGGCAAAAGAAAAATTAAACATTGAAGACAGATTAGTGCTTTCTACTTTCGGACTTTTGGGCGAAGGTAAAAATATAGAAACAGGCTTACAGGCTCTACCAAAAATTATCGAAAAAGCGCCAAATGCTTTATATCTAATTATTGGTAAAACGCACCCAAACTTAATCAAAGATGGTGTTGATGCTTATCGTGATAAATTAGAAGGTATCGTCAAAGAATTAAATCTTCAAGACAATGTTAGATTTATCAATCAATATTTAGATACCGATGAGCTTTTAGAATATCTCCAAGCCACAGATATTTATATGTTTACATCCAAAGATCCAAATCAGGCTGTAAGTGGCACTTTTGCTTATGCTATGAGTTGTGCTTGTCCAATTGTGGCTTCTAAAATTCCGCATACAAGAGAAGTATTAACTTCAGATTCTGGAATTTTGTGTGATATTGGAAATTCTGATCAATTTGCTGAAGCAGCAATTAAATTAATTGAAGATGAAAATTTAAGACACGAAATGGGAATTAGTTCTTTTACAAAAATGAGAGCTTCTTCATGGGAAAATGTTGGAATTACTCAAATGAATACCTATCAGAAACTGATTAAAAATCCATCCGAAATTAAATACAGCTATCCTCCTATTCAATTAAAACATATCAAAAAACTAACAACCGAATTAGGAATTATTCAGTTTAGCAAAATTTCTATTCCAGATTTAGATACAGGATATACTTTAGATGATAATGCGAGAGCTTTAATTGCCTTTTGCATGCATTATAAACTGACTCAAGACAAAGATGATCTAGCATATATTTTAATCTATTTAGATTTTATTCAGCGCTGCCAGAAACCAAAAGGAGATTTTATCAATTATGTCGATCAGGAAAACCGCGAACATATTGAGCAAAATGCCGAAGTAAATTTAGAAGATTCTAATGCCAGAGCTATTTGGGCGTTAGGGACTGTGGTTTCAATGTCGGATATTCTTCCCGAGGCTATTACCAAAAAAGCCACAAGATGTTTACTGAACACTCTAAAATGGGCCGAAAATATTCAATCGCCACGTTCAATTGGTTTTGCTACAAAAGGTTTGTATTTATACCATTCTACAATTCCTAATTTGTACGTTGCTGCAATCATTAATAAACTGAATGCCAAACTGCTTAAAAATTATGAAGATACCGCTACAGAAGACTGGCAATGGTTTGAAAATTATCTGACTTACGGAAATAGCGTTTTGCCAGAATCTATGCTTTATGCTTATTTAATTACCAATAAACCCGTTTATAAAAAAGTAGCTTTAGATTCTCTAGATTTCCTAATTTCTAAAACTTTCAAAGAAGGAACTTTCAAAGCCATTTCAAATCAGAGCTGGCATTATAAAGGTTCAGAACCTGATCAATACGGCGAACAGCCAATAGATGTTACCTATACAATTCAGAGTTTAAATGCGTTTTACAATGCATTCAAAACTCCAGAATACAAAAAGAAAATGAGAGCTGCTTTTAACTGGTTTTTAGGTAAAAATCATTTGAACCAAATTATGTATAATCCAGTAAGTGGCGGTGGTTACGACGGACTTGAGAAACATAATGTAAACTTAAATCAAGGTGCAGAATCTACCGTTTGTTATTTGACTGCAAGATTATTAATGGAAAAACTAGCCCTGTCACAATCACGCGTTATTCCGTTAATGAAATCTCGAAGCGGCATCGCCATAAATTTATAA
- a CDS encoding MlaE family ABC transporter permease, with protein sequence MILAIKNTFAEIGETTLFAKRFFKEVFVPPYETREFLKQCYVIGYKSLPLVAITGFIMGLVLTLQSRPTLVKFGAESWLPGMVALSLIREIAPVITALICAGKISSGIGAELGSMKVTEQIDAMEVSAVNPYNYLVVTRVLACTLMVPILVFFADAIGIIGGYVGINIHGDVNFYRFLTQIVQSLEFLDLFPATIKTFFFGFIIGIIGCFKGFNASNGTESVGRAANSAVVTASLSIFIIDMVAVQITDLFF encoded by the coding sequence TTGATCCTTGCTATTAAAAATACATTCGCCGAAATTGGAGAAACCACACTATTCGCCAAAAGGTTTTTTAAGGAGGTTTTTGTTCCGCCTTATGAAACTCGAGAGTTCCTAAAACAATGTTATGTTATAGGATATAAATCTCTGCCTTTGGTTGCTATTACCGGTTTTATTATGGGCTTGGTGCTTACGCTTCAATCTCGTCCGACTTTAGTAAAATTTGGAGCAGAATCGTGGCTTCCGGGAATGGTAGCGCTTTCGCTGATTAGAGAAATTGCTCCTGTAATTACAGCATTGATTTGTGCAGGAAAAATTTCGTCTGGAATTGGCGCCGAATTAGGTTCAATGAAAGTAACCGAACAGATTGATGCCATGGAAGTCTCGGCTGTAAATCCGTACAACTATTTAGTGGTAACTAGAGTTTTAGCCTGTACTCTGATGGTTCCTATTCTAGTATTTTTTGCAGATGCGATTGGAATCATTGGCGGATATGTTGGAATAAACATTCACGGAGATGTCAATTTTTATAGGTTTTTAACTCAAATTGTTCAATCCCTAGAATTTCTAGATCTGTTTCCAGCAACAATAAAGACTTTCTTCTTTGGATTTATTATTGGAATTATTGGCTGTTTTAAAGGTTTTAATGCTTCTAACGGAACAGAAAGTGTAGGACGAGCAGCAAATTCTGCAGTAGTTACAGCATCATTAAGCATTTTTATAATTGATATGGTCGCTGTTCAAATAACCGATTTATTCTTTTAA
- a CDS encoding ABC transporter ATP-binding protein has product MMKEKLHKEPKTKEKDLTPIIEIKDLHKTFGKDNAVLKGVNLTLNKGEDLVVLGRSGSGKSVTIKCIVGLIEPDKGEIKVFNENVLNISKSELNEIRVRIGFLFQSGALYDSMSVRENLAFTLTKHKRDLSREEVDNEVMEALENVGLADAVDKMPSELSGGMKKRIGLARTLILKPEIILYDEPTTGLDTITSREISELILDIKHKQKTSSIIITHDMACAKMTADRIVVLKDGVIHAEGTYEELEKDEDEWVRSFFE; this is encoded by the coding sequence ATGATGAAGGAAAAATTACATAAAGAACCTAAAACAAAAGAAAAAGATCTAACTCCGATTATTGAGATTAAAGATCTGCACAAAACTTTTGGAAAAGATAATGCCGTTTTAAAAGGCGTAAATCTCACTTTGAATAAAGGTGAAGATCTAGTGGTTTTAGGGCGTTCAGGCTCTGGAAAATCGGTCACGATAAAATGTATCGTGGGATTGATCGAACCAGACAAAGGCGAAATCAAAGTTTTTAATGAAAACGTTCTTAATATTTCAAAAAGCGAGCTGAATGAAATTAGAGTCCGAATCGGATTTTTGTTCCAAAGTGGAGCACTTTACGATTCGATGTCCGTTAGAGAAAATCTCGCTTTTACTTTGACCAAACACAAACGCGATTTAAGCCGTGAAGAAGTTGATAACGAAGTAATGGAAGCATTAGAAAATGTTGGTTTGGCAGATGCTGTAGACAAAATGCCTTCTGAACTTTCAGGCGGAATGAAAAAAAGAATTGGTCTGGCGCGCACGCTAATCTTAAAACCTGAAATTATTCTCTATGACGAACCTACAACTGGTTTGGACACGATAACGTCAAGAGAAATCAGCGAATTGATTTTAGATATCAAACACAAACAAAAAACCTCTTCGATTATTATCACGCACGATATGGCCTGCGCAAAAATGACGGCCGATCGAATTGTAGTTTTAAAAGATGGTGTAATTCACGCCGAAGGCACATACGAAGAATTAGAAAAAGACGAAGACGAATGGGTTCGCTCATTTTTTGAATAA
- a CDS encoding MlaD family protein codes for MEKQSGYTWKLGMFVTIGLLLFILAVYFIGKQQNLFGSTFHITSQFKTVSGLEVGNNVRFSGINVGTVEQIQLKNDSTVVVVLVMKEEVRKFIKTDATASIGSDGLMGDKVLTISPGVKSKKEIEDNGQIASVDGIEMHDIMKSVKKSVDNIGVISDEIAIFSHSMNNGNGALARLVKDDKMANSVSNTLSNLETGTKGFSENMEAAKSNFLFRGYFKKKEKEKKEKQEERKEKQEEAKKEKEEKKEAKKEKQDEQKKEEQQKQEEAKKAETEKK; via the coding sequence ATGGAAAAGCAATCTGGATATACTTGGAAATTAGGAATGTTTGTAACGATAGGGTTACTGCTTTTTATACTGGCGGTATATTTTATCGGAAAACAACAAAACCTCTTTGGTTCAACGTTTCATATTACTTCTCAGTTTAAAACAGTAAGCGGTTTAGAAGTCGGAAATAATGTTCGTTTCTCCGGAATTAATGTGGGAACAGTCGAACAAATTCAGTTAAAAAATGACTCAACCGTCGTGGTAGTTTTGGTAATGAAAGAAGAGGTTCGAAAATTCATTAAAACCGATGCCACAGCCAGTATTGGATCAGATGGTTTAATGGGCGACAAAGTGCTGACCATTTCGCCAGGCGTCAAGTCCAAAAAAGAGATCGAAGACAACGGACAGATTGCTTCTGTTGACGGAATTGAAATGCATGATATCATGAAAAGCGTAAAGAAAAGCGTAGACAATATTGGTGTGATTTCAGATGAAATAGCCATTTTCAGCCACAGCATGAACAACGGAAACGGTGCTTTGGCAAGATTGGTTAAAGATGATAAAATGGCAAACAGCGTTTCCAACACGCTTTCTAATCTAGAAACGGGAACAAAAGGTTTCAGCGAAAATATGGAAGCTGCAAAAAGCAATTTCTTATTTAGAGGCTACTTCAAGAAAAAAGAAAAGGAGAAAAAGGAAAAGCAAGAGGAAAGAAAAGAGAAACAAGAAGAAGCTAAAAAAGAGAAGGAAGAGAAGAAAGAAGCAAAAAAAGAGAAGCAAGACGAGCAAAAGAAAGAGGAACAGCAAAAACAGGAAGAAGCTAAAAAAGCTGAAACTGAGAAAAAGTAA
- a CDS encoding AsmA family protein — protein sequence MPSTFKHTALKVLKITGITIAVILFLLFIIPLLFPGKIASEVKKIANERLDTKLEFTKSKLSFFTHFPALTVSLDDLSLTGSKPFSNDTLLKADQVAFGIDIKRLLFDNEVKINKLYVSDALINVMVNEKGQANYNIYVAPEDRNKKEDPNAPEEGTAIRLERIDLQNCHVKYNDRSAKILVDAKGFNYIGKGNLSDDIFDLATDAKIDNLDFYYDRTGYLRRKKVSADLITRINTHALTFILQKNELHINKLPLKFTGLFTILREGYKINIKAASENTTVKDLLSVMPPEYLTWLEKTEISGRSDLLLTFKGDYNVSKKQKPNLAFNLKINEGSVNYKNAPVPLTDFQMDLNAMLPSLDTEQLLVNLRTLKFKVGEKDYFNAYLHSKGLSEMSINASVKGALDLAVVDAALGLENIDLKGILKTDIQARGVFSTSKKLFPKTIGGISLRNGWLKTKYYPNPITNITFVANMLNKAGTYQDLIVAVAPASFVFEGNPVYVNATLSDFSDLAYNAKIKGELNVGRIYQVFSQKGLDLTGYAKADLSLKGKQSYATTGQYDKLDNKGTLLLKNIKATSELFPKAFFIKEGHFRFQNEKMWFEKFNASYGKSDFDINGYLLNTINYFLESKGTLSGNFNLKSKLINVDEFMALKEGENNDRNIEVEYAKEDHPKMSGVVIIPENLNVTLNANADKIEYNKLIFNKLNGKIGIKKEGFYLENITFNIIGCILGIDALYKDESPTAAHFDAHFTAKDFDVQRAYKEIPMFHDMVTAAEKAHGIISVDYNVKGDLNGNMGPIYESMQGGGTINLRDVKIKGLKLFDGISSKTGQSGLNNPDMKGIEIKSTIDKNLIYIEPFTFNVASFRPTIKGTTSFDGLLDLRMRLGLPLFGIIGFPIVITGTHEAPKIKIFSKTGQEIDPAVYDEKNNKVIREEKISKSKTKK from the coding sequence ATGCCTAGTACATTTAAACATACCGCCTTAAAAGTTTTAAAAATTACTGGAATTACGATTGCGGTGATTTTGTTTTTGCTGTTTATTATTCCGTTGCTATTTCCTGGAAAAATTGCTTCGGAAGTGAAGAAAATTGCCAATGAGCGTCTGGATACCAAATTGGAATTTACTAAATCTAAACTTTCATTTTTCACACATTTTCCTGCGCTAACCGTTTCGCTAGACGATTTGTCTTTAACGGGATCTAAACCATTCAGCAATGACACTTTATTAAAAGCCGATCAAGTTGCTTTTGGAATTGATATCAAAAGGCTGCTTTTTGACAATGAAGTTAAAATCAATAAACTATATGTTTCAGATGCTTTAATCAATGTGATGGTCAATGAAAAAGGTCAGGCGAATTACAATATTTATGTAGCACCCGAGGATCGAAACAAAAAAGAAGATCCGAACGCTCCAGAAGAAGGAACTGCAATCAGACTAGAACGTATAGATTTACAAAATTGTCATGTAAAATATAATGATCGCTCTGCAAAGATTCTGGTCGATGCAAAAGGCTTTAATTATATTGGAAAAGGAAATTTGAGCGATGATATTTTTGATCTCGCAACAGATGCCAAAATTGATAATCTTGATTTCTATTATGACCGAACTGGTTATTTAAGACGAAAAAAAGTAAGTGCCGATTTAATTACCCGAATCAATACGCATGCTCTTACATTTATTCTGCAGAAAAACGAACTTCATATTAATAAACTACCCTTAAAATTTACTGGGCTTTTTACCATTTTACGTGAAGGCTACAAAATCAATATTAAAGCAGCTTCAGAAAATACAACTGTAAAAGACTTACTTTCTGTAATGCCTCCCGAATATCTAACCTGGCTTGAAAAAACTGAAATTTCTGGAAGAAGCGATTTACTGCTTACTTTCAAAGGAGATTATAATGTTTCTAAAAAGCAAAAACCAAACTTGGCTTTCAATTTAAAAATTAATGAAGGTTCGGTAAATTATAAAAATGCGCCAGTTCCTTTAACCGATTTTCAAATGGATTTGAATGCGATGCTTCCGTCTCTCGACACCGAACAATTGCTGGTTAATTTGAGAACCTTGAAATTTAAAGTAGGCGAAAAAGATTATTTCAATGCTTATCTGCACAGCAAAGGTTTAAGCGAAATGTCGATAAATGCAAGCGTAAAAGGTGCATTGGATCTTGCTGTTGTTGACGCCGCATTAGGGTTGGAAAATATTGATTTGAAAGGAATTCTTAAAACCGATATTCAGGCTCGAGGAGTTTTTAGCACTTCTAAAAAATTATTTCCTAAAACGATTGGCGGTATTTCTTTAAGAAACGGATGGCTGAAAACGAAATATTATCCAAATCCTATTACCAACATCACTTTTGTAGCCAATATGCTGAATAAAGCAGGAACTTATCAGGATTTGATTGTTGCCGTAGCGCCTGCTTCTTTTGTTTTTGAAGGAAATCCAGTGTATGTCAATGCTACTTTATCCGATTTTAGCGATCTGGCTTATAACGCCAAAATTAAAGGCGAATTGAATGTTGGCCGAATCTATCAGGTTTTTTCTCAAAAAGGTTTGGATTTAACAGGTTATGCCAAAGCTGATCTTTCTTTAAAAGGAAAACAAAGTTACGCCACGACTGGCCAGTATGATAAACTCGATAACAAAGGGACTTTATTGCTAAAAAATATAAAAGCAACTTCCGAATTGTTCCCGAAAGCTTTCTTTATCAAAGAAGGACATTTCCGTTTTCAGAATGAAAAAATGTGGTTTGAGAAGTTTAACGCTTCCTATGGAAAATCAGATTTTGACATTAATGGTTACTTGCTCAATACTATCAATTATTTCTTAGAATCTAAAGGAACTTTGAGCGGTAATTTCAACCTAAAATCAAAACTGATTAATGTTGACGAATTTATGGCGCTTAAAGAAGGGGAAAACAACGATCGAAATATTGAAGTAGAATATGCCAAAGAAGACCATCCGAAAATGAGTGGCGTTGTCATAATTCCAGAAAACTTAAATGTCACTTTAAATGCAAATGCTGACAAAATAGAGTACAATAAATTGATTTTTAACAAACTCAATGGAAAAATCGGAATAAAAAAAGAAGGATTTTACTTAGAAAATATTACCTTTAATATCATTGGGTGCATTTTAGGCATTGATGCATTGTACAAAGACGAGTCTCCTACGGCTGCTCATTTTGATGCTCATTTTACAGCAAAAGACTTTGATGTTCAGAGAGCTTACAAAGAGATTCCAATGTTTCATGATATGGTTACTGCAGCTGAAAAAGCGCATGGAATAATCTCTGTTGATTACAACGTAAAAGGTGATTTGAATGGAAATATGGGACCAATTTATGAATCTATGCAAGGTGGAGGAACGATTAATTTACGTGATGTAAAAATTAAAGGACTGAAACTTTTTGACGGAATCAGTTCTAAAACGGGACAAAGCGGTTTAAATAATCCTGATATGAAAGGAATTGAAATTAAATCGACTATAGATAAAAATCTTATATATATTGAGCCATTTACCTTTAATGTCGCCAGTTTCAGACCGACTATTAAAGGAACTACAAGCTTTGACGGACTTCTGGATCTAAGAATGCGTTTAGGTCTTCCGCTTTTCGGAATTATAGGTTTTCCAATTGTAATTACGGGAACGCATGAAGCTCCAAAAATCAAAATATTCAGCAAAACAGGACAAGAAATTGATCCGGCTGTTTATGATGAAAAAAACAATAAAGTTATTCGAGAAGAAAAAATAAGCAAATCCAAAACAAAAAAATAA